From a region of the Candidatus Omnitrophota bacterium genome:
- the rpmJ gene encoding 50S ribosomal protein L36, producing the protein MKVRSSVKIMCAKCKIIRRKGVVRVICSNPKHKQRQK; encoded by the coding sequence ATGAAAGTACGATCTTCGGTTAAAATAATGTGCGCCAAGTGCAAGATTATCAGGCGGAAAGGAGTAGTAAGAGTAATCTGCTCCAATCCGAAACATAAACAGAGACAGAAATAA
- the infA gene encoding translation initiation factor IF-1, with translation MAKEEHIEVEGTVVETLPNAMFRVELENGHKILAYISGKMRMYYIRILAGDKVKVELSPYDLSRGRITYRAK, from the coding sequence ATGGCAAAAGAAGAGCATATAGAGGTAGAAGGCACGGTGGTCGAGACATTACCCAATGCCATGTTCAGGGTGGAATTGGAAAACGGCCACAAGATACTGGCTTATATCTCCGGGAAAATGAGGATGTACTATATAAGGATTCTTGCCGGAGATAAGGTCAAAGTAGAACTTTCTCCTTACGATCTTAGCAGAGGAAGGATTACCTACAGGGCAAAATGA
- the rpsM gene encoding 30S ribosomal protein S13 has product MPRIVGVDLPKDKRIEIALTYIYGINRSLSNRLLKTAGIDLERRARDLTDEEVSRLSAVIRKGCKVEGDLKREISQNIKRLIDIGTYRGLRHRKGLPARGQRTHTNARGRKGPKRTVGVRRIKTAPTKGEKKK; this is encoded by the coding sequence ATGCCAAGGATTGTCGGGGTTGATTTGCCAAAAGATAAAAGAATAGAAATAGCCCTTACTTATATTTACGGAATAAACAGGTCTTTATCTAATAGATTGTTGAAAACTGCCGGAATAGATCTTGAGAGAAGAGCAAGGGATTTGACTGACGAAGAGGTCTCCCGGCTCTCGGCTGTTATCCGGAAGGGATGCAAGGTAGAGGGAGATTTAAAAAGGGAAATTTCTCAGAACATTAAGAGGCTGATTGACATCGGCACTTATCGGGGTCTGCGCCACCGCAAAGGCCTTCCGGCAAGGGGCCAGAGGACGCATACAAATGCCCGGGGAAGAAAAGGGCCGAAGAGAACCGTAGGTGTAAGGCGAATTAAAACAGCGCCAACGAAGGGGGAAAAGAAAAAATAA
- the rpsK gene encoding 30S ribosomal protein S11 produces MAKEKKIKSVVKGIAHIQATFNNTIITITGIGGATISWSSSGAIGFKGSKKSTPFAAQMASKNAAKKAMEHGMKEVEVYVKGPGSGRESSIRALQAAGLSISIIKDVTPIPHNGCRPPKRRRV; encoded by the coding sequence ATGGCTAAGGAAAAAAAGATCAAATCAGTAGTTAAAGGAATCGCCCATATTCAGGCAACATTTAACAATACCATAATTACCATTACCGGTATTGGCGGAGCAACTATATCATGGTCTTCAAGCGGAGCAATTGGGTTTAAAGGTTCGAAAAAATCCACTCCTTTTGCAGCGCAGATGGCCAGTAAAAATGCCGCTAAAAAGGCGATGGAGCACGGAATGAAAGAAGTCGAGGTCTATGTTAAGGGGCCGGGTTCTGGACGCGAGTCGTCCATCAGGGCCTTACAGGCCGCAGGGCTTTCAATAAGCATTATTAAAGACGTTACCCCGATTCCCCATAATGGCTGCCGTCCGCCAAAACGCAGGAGGGTTTAA
- a CDS encoding DNA-directed RNA polymerase subunit alpha, producing the protein MGVRWRNFELPKVLECDKTKLTATYGKFIAEPFEKGYGVTIGNSLRRVLISSIEGTAVTNVKINGVLHEFSIIPGVVEDMTQIILNIKGLVLRSHSRTPKTIKINVDKKGEITAKDIQTDATVEVLNNDLHIATLSEKTKFNVEMEVAKGRGYLPAESNKKENQPIGIIPIDSIFSPVRKVNYHVENTRVGRLTDYERLILEVWTDSSLSPEEALLYGSNILQKHLEVFVEYGKLPEEEEVEEKEEEKEFYEVLRKPISELELSVRSANCLREARIKTIGELVQKSEYQMLKYRNFGKKSLGEILEILKRMDLSLGIKVDKERL; encoded by the coding sequence ATGGGCGTAAGGTGGAGAAATTTTGAGTTACCAAAGGTATTGGAATGCGATAAGACCAAGTTAACTGCTACTTACGGCAAATTTATAGCTGAACCTTTTGAAAAAGGTTACGGGGTTACGATCGGGAATTCTTTGCGCCGGGTCCTGATTTCTTCTATTGAAGGTACGGCAGTAACCAATGTCAAAATAAATGGCGTACTTCATGAATTTTCGATCATTCCGGGAGTAGTCGAAGACATGACTCAGATTATCTTAAACATAAAAGGGCTTGTCCTGCGTTCTCATTCAAGGACGCCGAAAACTATCAAAATAAATGTGGACAAGAAAGGAGAAATCACGGCCAAGGATATTCAGACAGACGCAACGGTTGAGGTTTTAAATAACGATTTGCACATTGCCACCTTATCGGAAAAGACTAAATTTAACGTAGAAATGGAAGTGGCTAAAGGGAGAGGTTATTTGCCTGCGGAGAGCAATAAAAAAGAAAATCAGCCCATAGGAATTATACCGATAGATTCGATATTTTCTCCGGTAAGAAAAGTAAACTATCATGTTGAAAATACCAGGGTCGGCCGGCTGACGGATTATGAACGGCTGATCTTAGAAGTCTGGACAGATTCCAGCCTTTCTCCTGAAGAGGCTCTTCTTTATGGTTCAAATATCCTGCAAAAACACCTCGAAGTATTTGTTGAATATGGCAAACTTCCAGAAGAAGAAGAAGTTGAGGAAAAAGAAGAAGAAAAAGAGTTTTATGAAGTTTTGCGGAAACCAATATCTGAATTGGAGTTGTCGGTAAGAAGCGCTAATTGTTTGAGAGAAGCCAGGATCAAGACAATCGGGGAGCTTGTCCAGAAGAGCGAATATCAGATGTTAAAATATAGAAACTTTGGCAAAAAATCTTTAGGCGAAATTCTGGAAATTCTTAAAAGAATGGATCTGTCTTTAGGAATAAAGGTAGACAAAGAAAGGTTATAA
- the rplQ gene encoding 50S ribosomal protein L17, protein MRHKKKKKRIKAHRVGHRKAIIRSLLISLFTHQRIKITVARAKEIRRLADRLISLAKQPTVHRQRQAIKTLQDRSLVKKLFTEIGPKFEHRQGGYTRLIRISPRAGDKAEMAILELTELIASKPAKLKKEEQVDKKPLLKKETKPEKEVKPKEKAKPKVKKPEGFLRGLRKYFRHESG, encoded by the coding sequence ATGCGGCACAAAAAGAAAAAGAAGAGAATTAAAGCCCACAGGGTTGGGCATAGAAAAGCCATCATCAGAAGCCTTCTGATCAGTTTGTTTACGCACCAGAGGATCAAGATTACTGTAGCCCGGGCCAAGGAGATTAGGCGGTTAGCTGATCGATTAATCAGTTTAGCCAAACAGCCCACAGTGCACAGGCAGCGGCAGGCCATCAAGACGTTACAGGACAGGTCGTTGGTAAAAAAGTTATTTACAGAAATAGGGCCTAAGTTTGAACATCGTCAGGGAGGTTATACGCGGCTGATCCGTATCTCGCCGCGGGCGGGCGATAAAGCTGAAATGGCAATTCTGGAGTTGACTGAATTAATAGCTTCCAAGCCGGCTAAGCTTAAAAAAGAAGAGCAGGTAGATAAAAAACCACTGCTGAAAAAAGAGACAAAGCCGGAAAAAGAAGTAAAGCCGAAAGAAAAAGCAAAGCCGAAGGTAAAAAAACCCGAAGGTTTTTTGCGAGGCTTGAGAAAATATTTTAGGCATGAATCTGGCTAA
- the rpsD gene encoding 30S ribosomal protein S4 — MARRLGPVCRLCRREGAKLFLKGTRCQTDKCAFDRRGHRPGQHGKARMKLSNYGLQLREKQKVKKIYGLLEKQFRLFFKRAEASKGVTGQKLLELLERRLDNVIFRLCFGTSRAQARQLVKHNHVYVNSKKVNIPSYIVKEKDEIRIKGSERSLKQAKDSIERVGERPVPEWLKADHQALTAKVLRPPRREEATIGIQEELIVELYSK, encoded by the coding sequence ATGGCACGAAGATTAGGTCCGGTTTGCAGGCTTTGCCGGAGAGAAGGAGCAAAGTTATTCTTAAAAGGCACTAGATGCCAGACTGATAAATGTGCGTTTGACCGAAGAGGCCATCGTCCCGGACAACATGGTAAAGCGCGGATGAAACTGTCTAATTACGGCTTGCAGCTCAGAGAAAAACAAAAGGTAAAGAAGATATACGGACTTTTAGAGAAACAGTTCAGGCTTTTCTTCAAAAGGGCTGAAGCGTCTAAAGGCGTTACCGGCCAGAAGCTTCTTGAGCTTTTAGAGCGAAGGCTTGATAACGTAATATTCCGGTTATGTTTCGGCACGTCCAGGGCCCAGGCCAGGCAGCTTGTTAAGCATAATCATGTTTATGTAAATTCTAAAAAGGTCAATATTCCTTCCTATATTGTAAAAGAGAAAGATGAAATACGGATCAAGGGATCTGAAAGAAGCTTAAAGCAGGCCAAAGACAGCATAGAGCGGGTGGGTGAACGGCCTGTGCCGGAATGGTTAAAAGCCGATCATCAAGCGTTGACCGCTAAGGTTCTTAGGCCGCCGCGTCGGGAAGAAGCCACTATTGGTATACAGGAAGAGTTAATAGTAGAGCTATATTCGAAATAA